The nucleotide sequence TTTACAATGAACTCTCTGCTGTGTCTTGTTCAACAGTGTCGAGTACAGAGTGGTTCTCTTAACCAGATCAATTAAGCAGGACAGTTAGCAGCGCCCCTCTTGCAGGCTAGACGGGTTCGAATTGGGCGCTGTTGTTGCAATGACAGGAGCATTCTCAACTTCATCACAGCCATCACTAAAGCCTTGCATTTGCTGTTGTATCGCCGCTAGATCGACAGGTCCGCATTGCTGAGGCTCCGCTTCACACACGATATCTTGCTTCCAGTTCATATCAATTCCTTGCGCTTGAGCAATAATCGCATCCATTTTCTGACCGTTTTGCTCTAACACGCCGTCGCAGTTTTCTTGCGATTGTGCATATTCGAGCAACTGACGGTGCATCACCTTCTCAACGCCTTTAGCGAAATGGCCTTCGCCTACCACCTCAAGCAAGTCACCCGCGCTTAGGTTACCCGTACGATTGATGCGGTCAGCAAATTCCGCCGCCACTTCACGAATCGAATCCACTTGCATTTCGTTCAAATTTTCAAGATCCATATCTCCAATTGGCAGACCCGATGCCGCCACCAAGCCGATAATAGACCCAATCCCAACCTCTGCACCTGAAGCATATTCTTCGCGTATTTGTGCAAGTACTTCATGCGCTGGCGGCCCCATATAAGCCTGATAAGCTGCATACGCAGGTATCGTCAGCCTACTCACTGGATTTAGTGGGTCTGAATAGAGATCGACTATCACTCCAACTGTGTTTTGCTTCATTTCTTCAGCAACAATGGGATTCACCTCAGCGTAAGCACGTACATCAGCATCTGTCACTGCATTAACAGCTACATCCCTACCTTGGGTTTTCTTGAGGAATCGGCTAACCACTGCTGCATGATCCAGTCTCTGATCTATTTTGCCATTGTTAAGCTCGGCATAGGCAAAGCCGGCAGTCATTGCGACGCCCGCTAAGGGCACCCCCCGAGTCATCCCCTTGAGACTACTACCCACAACTTCTCCGGCTAGTTTACCGGCTAGTAAACTACCCATTTTGTTCGTAACTACGGCAGAAACCCTTCCCGTTGCCCGCCCAATATGCGCCGTACGAGCACCTAATAATGTGGATTCCCCTGTCACGGCAGATAGCGCTTTGGAGGCATTCGGGTTGGCTGCCAGTTTATTGCTAGCATGGCGGAAAATAGCTTCACCAGCCGTTCTCTCAACCACCTTTTTGCCAACTTCTTTAACCACTTTTTCTTCGACGGCTCGCTCAGAAATATCACCCGTTTTCTCCAGAAAATAATCTAGAAAGCTCCTGCCTGCGCGTGATATGTCATATATATTTACCATAGCAATAGTATAACACTGTATTATTAAGATCGTGTGACAGCCTGAAAGCATTTCACAGGACTATCTTACTCTATAATAAAGATTATTTAGCAACTGTCAGTCGTACCAGCAAGGTTATAGTTTTTTCAATACGACAAGCAACGCCGCATTAAGCCTTCAATATCGTCACATGGCCCATTTTGCGGCCTGCGCGGGCTTCTTTTTTGCCGTAAAGGTGGACTTTAGCATGGGGGTTTTTGATATGATCCTGCCAATCATTAACCTGATCGCCGATAAGGTTATGCATGACCGCATCGCAAATACGCTCGGTTCCGCCTAATGGCAAGTTACAAACTGCGCGAATATGTTGTTCGAACTGGCCGGTGACACAGGCATCCATCGTCCAATGCCCTGAATTATGCGGGCGTGGAGCCAGCTCGTTAATCAGCACCTCACCTTTTCTAGTGACGAACATTTCGACAGCAAGAAGGCCGCGCAAATCCGCCGCTTTTGCAAGAGTGAGCGCGTATTTTTGCGCTTTCTTAGAAAGTGGTTTTGATAAATTTGCCGGAGCAATCGTTTTATCCAAAATATGATTTTTATGGATATTTTCCACCGGGCTGAAACTTGCCTGCTGGCCATTCAAACCACGCGAAACAATCACCGAAATTTCCATTTCAAAATCAATGACGGTCTCTAACACGCACTCAACGTGTCCAAGCGCATCCCACGCCGCTTGTGCCGCATCCTCAGTTTCGATACGAACCTGCCCTTTACCATCATAACCAAGCTCTGTAGTTTTGAGGATGGCAGGCACCCCTACCCGCTCAATCGCGCGATCCATCTCCTCTGCCGAAGCAACACGGTGGTAATTCGCCGTTGGGATTTCATGTGCATTGATAAAGTTTTTCTCACGCAAACGGTTCTGCGAAATTTTCAGTAAGTCCGGTGACGGACGCACTGCAACCGATTCCTCTAACAGCTTTAAGCTTTCATGCGGGATGTTCTCAAATTCGAAAGTAACCACATCAACCTTCTGCAAGAAATCACGCAGGGCGAGTGTATCTTCATAAGAAGCCACCGTATATTCAGTTGCGACCTCAAAAGCGGGAGACCCTTCTTCTGGACAGTAGATATGTGTTTTGTAACCCAACTCAGAAGCGGCATTGACGAGCATACGCCCCAACTGCCCTCCGCCTAAAATACCAATAGTGCTACCGGGCGTGATGACTGTTTTATCATTAACCATCAGTCGGAGCCTCTGCTACAGAATCGGTTTGTGCCTGACGGTAAGCTGTCAATTTTTGTGCAACGGCCTCATCATGTAACGCGATGATCGAGGCGGCTAAAATACCTGAATTTTTCGCACCTGCATCGCCAATAGCGAGGGTACCGACGGGCACTCCACCTGGCATTTGCGCGATAGAAAGGAGGCTATCCATCCCCTTAAGCGCTTTACTTTGAACGGGAACACCGAGAACCGGAAGTGGCGTCATAGCAGCGATCATGCCCGGTAAATGTGCCGCGCCGCCTGCCCCTGCGATGATGACGTGGATGCCATTACCTTTCGCAGATTTTGCAAATTCGATCATTCGGTCAGGCGTACGATGCGCAGAAACAATCTTCGTTTCCACCTCAACGCCTAAATCTTTAAGAACCACTTCGGCATGCTTCATGGTTGGCCAATCGGACTGGCTACCCATTACAATACTTACTTTTCCAGCCATGCCACTCAAGCCCCTAACATTAAAAAAGGATAGTAGTTTTTTTTACTAAAATGTCAAAAAAGAAACCACCGGAAAGCTAATAGACATAATCTAAAAGGCTTTACCAGTGGTTCTTTTACAATTCCTAGAAGGGAATCTTAATCGTTGCCTTTGCGGGACATCTTGCGTGCACGGCGGATGGATTCAGCTGCCTTGCGAACGCGGACTTCAGATGGCTTTTCATAGTGGCGACGCTTTTTCATTTCGCGAAAAACGCCCTCACGTTGCATCTTTTTCTTGAGCACACGCATAGCCTGCTCAACGTTATTGTCACGTACGGTTACTTCGATCAAAACTCTTACCCCCTTATCAAGATAGGTATATTAACATAAATAGGCGTTGTGCGTAAGGGATAATGCTTCCCTTATCAAGCTTTTTCTATTAGATATCTTCGCCTACTG is from Rickettsiales bacterium and encodes:
- the purE gene encoding 5-(carboxyamino)imidazole ribonucleotide mutase is translated as MAGKVSIVMGSQSDWPTMKHAEVVLKDLGVEVETKIVSAHRTPDRMIEFAKSAKGNGIHVIIAGAGGAAHLPGMIAAMTPLPVLGVPVQSKALKGMDSLLSIAQMPGGVPVGTLAIGDAGAKNSGILAASIIALHDEAVAQKLTAYRQAQTDSVAEAPTDG
- a CDS encoding 5-(carboxyamino)imidazole ribonucleotide synthase, with product MVNDKTVITPGSTIGILGGGQLGRMLVNAASELGYKTHIYCPEEGSPAFEVATEYTVASYEDTLALRDFLQKVDVVTFEFENIPHESLKLLEESVAVRPSPDLLKISQNRLREKNFINAHEIPTANYHRVASAEEMDRAIERVGVPAILKTTELGYDGKGQVRIETEDAAQAAWDALGHVECVLETVIDFEMEISVIVSRGLNGQQASFSPVENIHKNHILDKTIAPANLSKPLSKKAQKYALTLAKAADLRGLLAVEMFVTRKGEVLINELAPRPHNSGHWTMDACVTGQFEQHIRAVCNLPLGGTERICDAVMHNLIGDQVNDWQDHIKNPHAKVHLYGKKEARAGRKMGHVTILKA
- the rpsU gene encoding 30S ribosomal protein S21; protein product: MIEVTVRDNNVEQAMRVLKKKMQREGVFREMKKRRHYEKPSEVRVRKAAESIRRARKMSRKGND